The genomic interval TTAGAGATTATGCCTATACCTGATGCCTTAACAAATGGAACTATAAGTTATTGTATGAGCTTAATGATTCCAAAAACTGCACAAAATGTAGAATTAGCAAAAGCATTTGTATTGGAACAATTCAACGCTGATTGGTTTGCTCACTACTTGATGGATAATTGGGGAAAATTGCTAGGATTGAAACGTCCACTTGAAGGTCGCCAAGATCAACTTGTTTGGAAAACTGTTTATGGGATATTAGAGAATAGTGTAAGCTTACCCCATATGGTTGATCATGCCCGCTTAGTTGATATTATGACAACAGAAATTCAAAATATGCTTAAGCTAGAACAATCACCAGAGGATACACTAGCCAATATTCGTCAAAAAAGTGCCAATCTCGATTTAATCAAATAGATATAAAAATTATTAAAATAGTGCGGTAGCTTTAATAGTTACTGCACTATTTTAAATAACAGGTATATAATTATGAGAAAAATATTTTTGGCAGCCGCTAATAGCTTACTTTTTATGATTCCATCTTTAATTATAATAGGAATTTTTCTTCTATATCCTTTGATAAATTCAATCTATTTGAGTTTGACTGATTATAATTTTGTTTACTCAATTACACCTGAATTTACTGGGATTGAAAATTATAAAAGTCTTTTTTCAGATTCATATTTTATAATTGCTTTAAAAAATACCTTCAAATATACATTAGTTTTTTTCCCATTAACGATATTAATATCTTTTTTATTAGCTTTATTACTAAATTCAAAAACAAAAGGAGTAAGTCTTTTTCAAGGAACTATATTGTTGCCAATTGTTGTTCCTTTATCATTAGCAGGCGTAATGTTTACCTGGATATTGGCCGAAGATTTTGGTATTGTAAACCACATAATTGCTAATATACTTAAATTGCCCCAATTAACACACTTCTGGCTTGCTGAAAAGGAAACAGCCCTAAATTCATTAGCAGCAGTAGGCCTTTGGAAGTATTTTGGCTTTTGTGTAATACTTTTTTTAGCTGGCTTAAAATTTATTCCCAAGGAAATTTATGAATCTGCAGAAATAGACGGTGCCAATCCTTTACAGAAACTGATCTATATAATTATTCCTAATTTACGTAGCTCATTTTTATTAGTCGGGATATGGACCATAATTCAATCTATCAAAGTATATGACCAGGTTGTGGTAATGACAAAAGGTGGGCCTGGTAATTCTACCTTAGTTTTATACTTGTATGCATGGAAAAATGCTTTTGAATATTTTGATATGGGCTATGCACAAACAGTTGCCCTTTTTGTGGGTGCCTTAGCCTTTA from Atribacterota bacterium carries:
- a CDS encoding sugar ABC transporter permease, whose product is MIPSLIIIGIFLLYPLINSIYLSLTDYNFVYSITPEFTGIENYKSLFSDSYFIIALKNTFKYTLVFFPLTILISFLLALLLNSKTKGVSLFQGTILLPIVVPLSLAGVMFTWILAEDFGIVNHIIANILKLPQLTHFWLAEKETALNSLAAVGLWKYFGFCVILFLAGLKFIPKEIYESAEIDGANPLQKLIYIIIPNLRSSFLLVGIWTIIQSIKVYDQVVVMTKGGPGNSTLVLYLYAWKNAFEYFDMGYAQTVALFVGALAFIISITFNFILSPERK